One genomic window of Staphylococcus hsinchuensis includes the following:
- a CDS encoding transcriptional regulator yields MRVLEGYIKNVEKLRMRLKVRRLEILDNPIEENPGAGKSNIPSNPIERETMKCLDDDYYLNLDKIIRGVEHVYNKADDEVKEIMRLKYWEPKLGLETWEQLAEEMHYSKTSILRVRERYLREFANKIDFVNSDF; encoded by the coding sequence ATGCGAGTATTAGAGGGCTATATAAAAAATGTTGAAAAGTTACGAATGAGATTGAAGGTTAGACGTTTAGAGATATTAGATAACCCTATAGAAGAAAATCCAGGAGCTGGTAAATCAAATATTCCATCTAATCCAATAGAGCGAGAAACCATGAAATGTTTAGATGATGATTACTATCTTAATTTAGACAAGATTATCAGAGGTGTAGAACACGTATATAACAAAGCTGATGATGAAGTTAAAGAAATAATGCGATTAAAATATTGGGAACCTAAACTTGGATTAGAAACGTGGGAACAGTTAGCAGAAGAAATGCATTACTCTAAAACTAGCATATTGAGAGTACGTGAAAGATACCTAAGAGAATTTGCTAATAAGATTGATTTTGTAAATTCGGACTTTTAA
- a CDS encoding helix-turn-helix domain-containing protein encodes MARKKLYEKLDIETKLPLVEGWKRDGLTDDQIAKNLGVSKHTLIKWKKEKQDFSDTIKKGKEVSDYELENALHKRAVGYYYEEETVTNAGDVVKVKKYEHANPTSLIFALKNRLPHKYRDKVEQEVTNRNFEIKIGDYDDES; translated from the coding sequence ATGGCTAGAAAAAAATTATATGAAAAGTTGGATATCGAAACTAAACTACCATTAGTTGAAGGATGGAAACGTGACGGTTTAACTGATGATCAAATTGCAAAGAATTTAGGTGTTTCTAAACACACACTTATCAAATGGAAAAAAGAGAAGCAAGACTTTTCAGACACCATAAAAAAGGGCAAAGAGGTATCTGATTATGAATTAGAGAATGCCCTACACAAAAGAGCGGTTGGTTACTACTACGAAGAAGAAACAGTGACGAATGCTGGGGATGTGGTTAAGGTAAAGAAATATGAACATGCTAATCCAACATCATTGATCTTTGCACTTAAAAACAGATTACCTCATAAGTATAGAGATAAAGTTGAACAAGAAGTCACTAATCGTAACTTTGAAATCAAGATAGGTGACTACGATGACGAAAGTTAA
- a CDS encoding PBSX family phage terminase large subunit has translation MTKVKLNFEKPAKVFNHNIFEVLFDYENFTEVHYGGGSSGKSHGVIQKVVLKALMKWPIPRRILWLRKVQSTIKDSLFEDVKACLINFGIWDLCEWNKTDNKVVLPNGATFLFKGLDNPEKIKSIKGISDIVMEEASEFTLNDYTQLTLRLREKKHMKKQIFLMFNPVSKLNWVYKYFFEHGEEMENVMIRQSSYKDNKFLDDITRNNLEMLAKRNPAYYKIYALGEFATLDKLVFPKYEKKLLNKQELSHLPSYFGLDFGYVNDPSAFIHCKIDTKNKKLYIIEEYVKQGMLNNEIASVIKQLGYSKEEITADSAEQKSIAELRKLGIDRVRPTKKGKGSVVQGLQFLMQFDIVIDERCFKTIEEFDNYTWQKDKDTDEYTNEPVDTYNHCIDSLRYSLERFYNVNKTRNNNVKKNIKSIKAMGL, from the coding sequence ATGACGAAAGTTAAATTAAACTTCGAGAAACCTGCTAAAGTATTCAATCATAATATATTCGAAGTGCTTTTTGATTATGAGAATTTTACAGAAGTACATTACGGTGGTGGTTCTAGTGGTAAGTCTCATGGCGTAATACAAAAGGTTGTGCTTAAAGCATTGATGAAGTGGCCTATACCTAGACGTATCTTGTGGCTTAGGAAAGTTCAGTCAACAATAAAAGATAGTTTATTTGAAGATGTCAAAGCATGCCTTATCAATTTCGGTATATGGGATTTATGCGAATGGAATAAGACAGATAACAAAGTGGTACTTCCTAATGGCGCAACATTCCTGTTCAAAGGATTAGACAATCCGGAAAAAATTAAGTCTATTAAAGGGATATCAGACATTGTTATGGAAGAGGCTTCTGAGTTCACACTAAATGATTACACACAATTAACATTACGTTTAAGGGAGAAAAAGCATATGAAAAAACAAATATTCTTGATGTTTAACCCGGTATCTAAATTGAACTGGGTTTATAAGTATTTCTTTGAACATGGAGAAGAAATGGAAAATGTCATGATAAGACAGTCAAGTTATAAAGATAACAAATTCTTAGATGACATAACTAGAAATAATTTAGAGATGTTAGCGAAACGTAATCCTGCGTATTATAAGATTTACGCTTTAGGTGAGTTTGCTACATTAGATAAGTTAGTGTTTCCTAAATATGAAAAGAAATTACTGAACAAACAAGAGTTATCGCATTTACCATCATACTTCGGTCTTGATTTTGGGTACGTGAACGATCCTAGTGCATTCATTCATTGCAAGATAGACACGAAGAATAAAAAGTTATACATCATTGAAGAATACGTAAAACAAGGTATGTTAAATAACGAGATAGCTAGCGTGATTAAACAACTTGGTTATAGCAAAGAAGAAATAACAGCAGACAGTGCAGAACAAAAGAGTATCGCAGAATTGAGAAAGCTAGGTATAGACAGAGTTAGACCGACTAAGAAAGGTAAAGGCTCTGTTGTGCAAGGCTTACAATTCTTAATGCAATTCGATATCGTTATTGATGAACGTTGTTTTAAAACGATAGAAGAGTTCGACAACTACACGTGGCAGAAAGATAAAGACACAGATGAATACACTAATGAACCAGTAGACACATACAATCACTGTATCGATTCATTACGCTATAGTTTAGAGCGTTTTTATAATGTTAATAAAACACGTAACAATAATGTTAAAAAGAATATTAAATCCATAAAAGCAATGGGATTATAA
- a CDS encoding phage portal protein, giving the protein MSHVNNFERDLEYRHHRDAVFRRDATEVYSYEGTTEDLLDDRPQISRFIMHHLEAQAPRLRMLNDYYEGLNFNLMRSRRRREKHLADNRAAHDFASYIADFVNGYFLGHAIQVQSDKQQTQTKLDALHELNDIDSHNRSIGLDLSIFGRAYEYIIRNQDDEVRIYKSDARNTFVVYDNTIEQNSLIAVRYWEAERDDDEQNIIYNVDVITPDATYFYLANKVTNLELQERKPPEPHSFGRVTITEFMNNEKRRGDFEKVIPLIDLYDNAQSDTANYMSDLNDAMLLIKGNVDLGDDDVVRMQKEANVFHLQPPEYENDVGNMSEGNVDAQYIYKQYDVNGVEAYKDRINENIHMFTNTPDMTDENFSGTTSGQAMKYKLFGLEQRAAIKEGLYRKGLRRRYKLVGEIMGVNREVQKDELNNLVFTFTRNLPKSTKEEMDMYLSAGGQLSKSTLMSLVSFIDDPQQEIDKIEKEHEEEAKLSDERAYAPNALGDDDDQE; this is encoded by the coding sequence ATGAGCCACGTAAACAATTTTGAGCGTGACCTAGAGTATAGACACCACAGAGATGCAGTATTCCGACGTGATGCTACAGAGGTTTACAGTTATGAAGGTACTACTGAGGATTTACTCGATGACCGTCCACAGATAAGCAGATTTATAATGCATCACCTTGAGGCACAAGCACCAAGATTACGTATGTTAAACGATTATTATGAAGGTTTAAACTTTAACTTAATGCGTAGCCGTAGACGACGCGAGAAACACCTCGCTGACAATCGTGCAGCGCATGACTTTGCGTCATATATTGCTGATTTCGTGAACGGTTATTTTTTAGGACATGCGATTCAAGTACAGTCAGATAAACAGCAAACACAAACCAAGCTAGACGCCTTACATGAGTTGAATGATATTGACAGTCATAATCGTTCAATTGGTTTAGATTTGTCAATTTTTGGGCGTGCTTACGAATATATAATCAGAAACCAAGACGATGAGGTTAGGATATATAAATCTGACGCACGTAATACATTCGTCGTTTATGATAATACAATCGAACAGAATAGCTTAATCGCAGTAAGGTACTGGGAGGCTGAGCGTGATGATGACGAGCAAAACATCATTTATAATGTGGACGTTATCACACCAGACGCTACGTACTTCTATTTAGCAAATAAAGTAACTAATTTAGAACTTCAAGAGCGTAAGCCACCAGAACCACATTCATTTGGGCGCGTAACCATTACCGAATTTATGAACAATGAAAAGCGACGCGGTGATTTCGAAAAGGTTATTCCACTTATTGACCTATACGACAACGCACAATCAGACACAGCCAACTATATGAGTGATTTAAATGATGCGATGCTACTCATTAAAGGTAATGTTGACCTTGGTGATGATGATGTAGTTAGAATGCAAAAAGAGGCTAATGTGTTCCACCTGCAGCCGCCTGAATATGAAAATGACGTTGGTAATATGTCAGAAGGTAACGTTGACGCGCAATATATTTACAAGCAATACGATGTAAATGGCGTTGAGGCTTATAAGGATAGAATAAATGAAAATATTCACATGTTTACCAATACGCCAGACATGACAGATGAAAACTTCAGTGGTACTACATCAGGCCAGGCGATGAAATATAAGTTATTTGGTTTAGAACAACGTGCAGCAATTAAAGAAGGGCTTTATAGAAAAGGCCTCAGACGTCGTTATAAGCTCGTTGGTGAGATTATGGGAGTTAACAGGGAAGTTCAAAAAGATGAGCTTAATAACCTTGTATTTACGTTTACGCGTAATCTTCCTAAGTCTACTAAGGAAGAAATGGACATGTACCTAAGTGCTGGCGGTCAACTTAGTAAGTCAACGCTGATGTCGCTTGTTTCATTCATTGACGACCCTCAACAAGAGATTGATAAGATTGAAAAGGAACACGAGGAAGAGGCTAAATTATCCGATGAACGTGCTTATGCTCCTAATGCTTTAGGTGATGACGATGACCAAGAGTAA
- a CDS encoding minor capsid protein, which yields MTKSKQYRDERRKDIKYWRKRAKRIMKEEEKSDAEVLDRVQDITSDMLREIEKEIYKFYAKYAKKEGISIEDAKKKVDATDIRDLEARVKKYVKNKDKSEEANRILRLYNTKQYVSRERMLKKQIEVIMTHGTGLLESEMNEYLEDATQRETKRQSGVIGKTVRLKPNAVRAIVNSDFKGQEWSSRLWKNMGETQKEVERIVSHVMLRGRHPNEFVKDLTRRFGVSNYEARRLLLTETTRVQSEAQKLHYQATMNEDDYVEYMAKIDSKTTVLCKGMDGKLIKVKDLKPGVNMPPMHAFCRSTTGPAITDWRDKFFEENKGKYSLDDFIEDEEPEETPKTEQRKEDKVPGLERQDEGKKIDITDQAIDKVPLVEIPGHSPFYNKTLQEKHKELLEDAKENNNSNEVAYIMNNDTGKYEKVYGNQTSVEFKPGSKAQQLLINSKKQSLTMLHNHPGQSSFSAPDIQTFLSIKSLKIMTIVTNKGQVKYLYKTDDFNSLKSAKAYNDIIKGLKPKQITPNIIEILLKMLYHLGQILFKVR from the coding sequence ATGACCAAGAGTAAGCAGTACCGGGATGAACGGCGCAAAGACATAAAATACTGGCGTAAACGTGCCAAGCGTATTATGAAGGAAGAAGAAAAATCAGATGCTGAAGTCCTTGATCGAGTACAAGACATAACATCAGACATGTTACGCGAAATTGAAAAAGAAATATATAAGTTTTATGCAAAGTATGCAAAAAAAGAAGGTATCAGCATTGAAGATGCCAAGAAAAAAGTCGATGCTACCGACATCAGAGATTTAGAGGCACGTGTTAAAAAATATGTTAAAAATAAAGATAAAAGTGAAGAGGCTAATCGTATACTACGTTTGTACAACACTAAACAATATGTCTCACGTGAACGCATGCTTAAGAAACAAATTGAAGTAATTATGACGCATGGTACTGGTTTACTTGAATCAGAAATGAATGAGTATCTTGAAGATGCGACGCAACGAGAAACAAAACGCCAGTCAGGTGTGATTGGTAAAACAGTTAGATTGAAACCTAACGCGGTTAGGGCGATTGTTAATTCAGATTTTAAAGGTCAAGAGTGGAGTTCCCGTTTGTGGAAAAACATGGGCGAAACGCAAAAAGAAGTTGAGCGAATTGTTTCTCATGTCATGCTGAGAGGACGTCACCCTAACGAATTTGTCAAAGACCTCACAAGACGTTTTGGTGTTAGCAATTATGAAGCGCGTAGGTTGTTGTTGACTGAAACTACGAGGGTACAATCTGAAGCACAGAAATTACATTATCAAGCAACCATGAATGAAGATGATTATGTTGAATACATGGCAAAAATAGACAGTAAAACGACCGTACTTTGTAAAGGTATGGACGGTAAACTGATTAAAGTAAAAGATTTAAAACCAGGGGTCAACATGCCTCCAATGCATGCATTTTGTAGATCGACAACAGGTCCTGCTATAACAGATTGGCGTGATAAATTCTTCGAGGAAAATAAAGGTAAATATTCACTTGATGATTTTATTGAAGATGAGGAACCTGAAGAAACACCAAAAACTGAACAACGAAAAGAAGATAAAGTACCTGGACTTGAGCGACAAGATGAAGGTAAAAAGATAGATATTACTGATCAAGCGATCGATAAAGTACCTTTAGTAGAAATACCTGGACATTCACCTTTTTATAACAAAACGCTTCAAGAAAAACATAAGGAATTGCTAGAAGATGCAAAAGAAAATAACAATAGTAATGAAGTTGCTTATATTATGAATAACGATACAGGTAAGTATGAAAAAGTATACGGTAATCAAACAAGCGTTGAATTTAAACCTGGTAGTAAAGCGCAACAATTACTAATAAATAGTAAAAAACAAAGTTTAACTATGTTACACAATCATCCAGGACAATCAAGTTTTTCTGCTCCTGATATACAAACTTTTTTGAGTATAAAGTCTTTAAAAATAATGACTATAGTAACTAACAAAGGTCAAGTTAAATATTTGTATAAAACTGATGATTTTAATTCGCTAAAAAGTGCAAAAGCCTATAATGATATAATAAAAGGATTGAAACCAAAACAAATAACTCCAAATATAATTGAAATATTACTTAAAATGCTATATCATTTAGGACAAATATTATTTAAAGTGAGATGA
- a CDS encoding DUF4355 domain-containing protein: MNLDKYLKLNLQFFAEDEGESENNTQYNESANDSGNQQDEESNPQSYTQADVDSQVSKAVDKALAKREKKHQQELEDAREKARKEAESYAKLTEKEKREKQITEREKKLEARERELNLRHLQNDVEADLKEKGLPSVFAESLILLDDNEKISESIKNIKSEFDNAVKEQVKEATRQTTPSNRGTNFTGKQTSSKSFQELARENRIIQ; the protein is encoded by the coding sequence ATGAATTTAGATAAATATTTAAAATTAAATTTACAATTTTTTGCTGAGGACGAAGGCGAATCTGAAAACAATACACAATATAATGAGTCAGCAAACGATAGCGGTAATCAGCAAGATGAAGAAAGTAATCCACAAAGTTATACACAAGCAGATGTGGATAGTCAAGTTAGCAAAGCCGTAGACAAAGCACTTGCAAAGCGTGAGAAAAAGCATCAACAAGAGCTTGAAGATGCGAGAGAAAAAGCACGTAAAGAGGCTGAAAGTTACGCAAAACTCACTGAAAAAGAAAAGCGTGAAAAACAAATCACTGAACGTGAGAAAAAACTAGAAGCACGTGAACGAGAGCTTAATCTGCGTCATTTACAAAATGATGTTGAGGCTGATTTAAAAGAAAAAGGCTTACCTTCTGTGTTTGCAGAATCACTTATCTTACTTGATGATAATGAAAAAATTAGTGAATCAATAAAAAATATCAAATCTGAATTTGATAACGCAGTCAAAGAGCAAGTAAAAGAGGCTACACGTCAAACAACCCCATCAAATAGAGGGACGAATTTTACAGGTAAGCAAACGAGTAGTAAAAGTTTTCAGGAGCTTGCTCGAGAAAACAGAATAATTCAATAA
- a CDS encoding phage major capsid protein, with protein MANVTPQDFNPDNVMMHEAKEGELLNDFNDPILLDVLQNSKIMQLGKLEDMAGKSEKEFTYWADKPGAYWVGEGQKIQTTKPSLIKASMRSHKLGVIIVASREYLNYTYARFFEAMKPQIAEQFYKKFDEAGLLGVDNPFAQSVNDSVTKSGNVVNGPINLENVLALEDALLENDVEANAFLSKTQNRTALRDVIDINTQERYYDRTSNTLDSLPVVDLKSDEIKKGDLFAGDFDKMFYGVPYNMSYKISEDGQLSTVQNADGSPVNLFEQELIALRVTMDVAFHIADDNAFAKLSTGETAEKPATETV; from the coding sequence ATGGCAAACGTAACACCACAAGATTTTAATCCAGATAATGTTATGATGCATGAGGCTAAAGAAGGGGAGTTGTTAAACGACTTCAATGATCCTATTTTATTAGACGTATTACAAAACTCTAAAATTATGCAACTTGGTAAATTAGAAGATATGGCCGGAAAATCCGAAAAAGAATTCACTTACTGGGCAGATAAACCCGGAGCGTACTGGGTTGGTGAAGGTCAAAAAATCCAAACTACAAAACCTAGCTTAATTAAAGCGTCTATGCGCTCACATAAATTAGGTGTAATTATTGTCGCATCTCGTGAGTATTTAAATTACACTTATGCACGTTTCTTTGAGGCAATGAAACCACAAATCGCTGAACAATTCTATAAAAAGTTTGATGAAGCAGGTTTATTAGGTGTAGACAATCCATTCGCTCAATCTGTTAATGATTCAGTAACTAAATCAGGTAACGTTGTAAATGGGCCAATTAATTTAGAAAATGTATTAGCGTTAGAAGATGCTTTACTTGAGAATGATGTAGAGGCTAATGCTTTCTTATCTAAAACACAAAACCGTACAGCTTTACGTGATGTGATCGACATTAACACACAAGAACGTTATTACGACCGTACTAGCAACACATTAGATTCACTACCAGTTGTAGATTTAAAATCTGACGAAATTAAGAAAGGCGATTTATTCGCTGGTGACTTCGATAAGATGTTCTACGGCGTACCATACAACATGAGCTACAAGATTTCTGAGGATGGTCAGTTATCCACAGTACAAAACGCAGACGGTTCACCAGTAAACTTATTTGAACAAGAACTTATTGCATTACGTGTAACAATGGATGTGGCATTCCACATTGCAGATGACAATGCGTTCGCAAAATTATCAACTGGTGAAACAGCAGAAAAACCAGCAACTGAAACTGTTTAA
- a CDS encoding phage head-tail connector protein, with product MASILENVKTLLSLKDNEQDKLLEVIISNTQSRLLGLLPPEYTEVPTKLNYIVEDVAVKRYNRVGAEGMSAESVDGRSSTYQANDFDEYLDDIERLFPDESKNKKGLGVFY from the coding sequence ATGGCTAGCATATTAGAAAATGTTAAGACATTATTATCACTTAAAGATAATGAACAAGATAAATTGCTTGAGGTTATCATTTCTAATACACAAAGCCGATTACTTGGTTTATTACCTCCAGAATACACAGAAGTACCCACTAAACTAAATTACATTGTTGAAGATGTTGCAGTTAAAAGGTACAACCGTGTAGGTGCTGAAGGTATGAGTGCAGAAAGTGTTGACGGACGTAGTAGCACCTATCAAGCAAATGATTTCGACGAATATTTAGATGATATTGAACGCCTGTTCCCAGATGAATCGAAAAACAAAAAGGGATTAGGTGTTTTTTATTGA
- a CDS encoding HK97-gp10 family putative phage morphogenesis protein, with protein sequence MASMDDLIKRFTKMNNTIDDKVDNVLKENSEEFQIETKKSARAVMKKGYWTGNLSRMIENTKTSHLKYEITSNAHYSGFLEHGTRYMEPETFMFPVYEKFTKQVRADLERLIN encoded by the coding sequence ATGGCCTCAATGGACGATTTAATCAAGAGATTTACTAAAATGAATAACACGATTGATGATAAGGTGGATAATGTTTTAAAGGAAAACAGCGAAGAATTTCAAATCGAAACTAAAAAGAGTGCTAGAGCAGTTATGAAAAAGGGTTATTGGACAGGTAACTTATCTCGTATGATTGAAAACACAAAAACAAGTCATTTGAAATATGAAATCACTTCTAACGCGCATTATAGCGGGTTTCTTGAACACGGCACCCGTTATATGGAACCTGAAACCTTTATGTTTCCAGTTTACGAAAAATTCACAAAACAGGTCAGAGCCGACCTTGAAAGACTCATAAACTAG
- a CDS encoding phage major tail protein, TP901-1 family produces MAIKQGTDELVLLRKLGERVQAEKVMYATEIERETERDSDTEATMDGSVNSGGTLESTVTVTCYMTQDDTLMDEVEDATEDATAYELWIINKHVKNSEGKYKAEYRQGYFNSITRTNEADSIAEFEVEYGVYLKKQRGYATLPDEIEANKAAYGFHDTVESDPADDGLAESIPDPSDADSAATNNASGETV; encoded by the coding sequence ATGGCTATAAAACAAGGAACTGATGAGCTTGTCCTATTACGTAAATTAGGCGAAAGAGTACAAGCTGAAAAAGTGATGTATGCGACTGAAATTGAGCGCGAAACTGAACGTGATAGCGATACAGAGGCCACAATGGACGGCTCAGTTAATTCTGGCGGTACATTAGAGTCAACTGTTACAGTAACTTGCTACATGACACAAGATGACACATTAATGGATGAAGTAGAAGACGCGACTGAGGACGCTACAGCTTATGAATTATGGATTATCAATAAGCACGTAAAGAACTCTGAAGGCAAATATAAAGCTGAATACCGTCAAGGTTATTTTAATTCTATTACACGTACGAATGAGGCAGATAGTATTGCCGAATTTGAAGTTGAGTATGGTGTATACCTTAAGAAACAACGCGGATATGCAACATTACCTGATGAAATCGAAGCAAATAAAGCAGCTTACGGATTCCACGATACTGTAGAATCTGACCCAGCAGACGATGGTCTAGCAGAAAGCATTCCAGACCCTTCAGACGCTGATAGTGCTGCAACAAATAATGCGTCAGGTGAAACTGTCTAA
- a CDS encoding tail assembly chaperone yields the protein MEIKFKGRTYKLSFGFRFINEIDRTNGTNIEHDGQSINFGNGLEMIVPMLQNASIAHIGRVILAATSHYKQQAPTIDDLDEILNDIAENQGLQAFADEVIEELGKQPMTQNLVKQATEVEEEPKKKDKKEK from the coding sequence ATGGAAATTAAATTTAAAGGTAGAACATACAAATTATCTTTTGGATTTAGATTTATTAACGAAATTGATAGAACAAACGGTACAAATATTGAACACGACGGACAAAGTATCAACTTTGGTAATGGTTTAGAGATGATTGTTCCTATGTTACAAAATGCAAGTATTGCACATATTGGGCGTGTGATTTTAGCAGCAACAAGTCATTATAAACAACAGGCACCAACAATAGATGATTTAGATGAAATTCTAAACGATATTGCAGAAAATCAAGGTTTACAAGCGTTTGCCGATGAAGTCATCGAGGAACTGGGAAAGCAACCTATGACCCAAAACCTCGTAAAACAAGCAACAGAAGTGGAAGAAGAACCGAAGAAAAAAGACAAAAAAGAGAAGTAG